A part of Setaria viridis chromosome 8, Setaria_viridis_v4.0, whole genome shotgun sequence genomic DNA contains:
- the LOC117833493 gene encoding NAC domain-containing protein 71, translating to MDFGGALQLPPGFRFHPTDDELVNYYLLRKCGGLPLAAPVIAEVDLYKFDPWNLPEKAMGGEKEWYFFSPRDRKYPNGSRPNRAAGAGYWKATGADKPVGSPRPVAIKKALVFYAGKPPKGVKTNWIMHEYRLADVDRSAAARKKTNNNALRLDDWVLCRIYNKKGVIERYDTVDDDEVAAAAADDVKPAAAKNPRGAAAPMKVEMADYGGYYDDYDLETPSAGMLCFDRPGEAAAMVPAPAPAPAALSPTEPDPDRDSSSVPWTMHTDNSSSGSEHVLSPSPDLPDRDHAESQPGGGAGWWPGGDWGGAAADDGFVVMDDCGSALFGPPSPALFARVDAAAFGDMFAYLQRPPF from the exons ATGGACTTCGGTGGCGCGCTGCAGCTGCCGCCGGGGTTCCGGTTCCACCCCACTGACGACGAGCTGGTGAACTACTACCTCCTCCGCAAGTGCGGCGGCCTGCCCCTCGCCGCCCCCGTCATCGCCGAGGTCGACCTCTACAAGTTCGACCCATGGAACCTCCCAG AGAAGGCGATGGGAGGGGAGAAGGAGTGGTACTTCTTCTCGCCGCGGGACCGCAAGTACCCCAACGGGTCGCGTCCTAaccgggcggcgggggccgggtaCTGGAAGGCCACCGGCGCCGACAAGCCGGTGGGGTCGCCGCGCCCCGTCGCCATCAAGAAGGCGCTCGTCTTCTACGCCGGGAAGCCGCCCAAGGGCGTCAAGACCAACTGGATCATGCACGAGTACAGGCTCGCCGACGTCgaccgctccgccgccgcgcgcaagAAGACCAACAACAACGCGCTCAGG CTGGATGACTGGGTGCTGTGCCGCATCTACAACAAGAAGGGTGTGATCGAGCGGTACGACAcggtggacgacgacgaggtcgccgccgcggccgccgacgacgTCAAGCCGGCCGCGGCCAAGAAcccgcgcggggcggcggcgccgatgaAGGTGGAGATGGCCGACTACGGCGGGTACTACGACGACTACGACCTCGAGACGCCGTCCGCGGGGATGCTCTGCTTCGATCGCCCCGGCGAGGCCGCGGCCATggtgcccgcgcccgcgcccgcgccggcggcgctgtCGCCGACGGAGCCCGATCCGGACCGCGACTCCAGCTCCGTGCCGTGGACGATGCACACGGACAACTCCAGCAGCGGGTCCGAGCACGtgctgtcgccgtcgccggaccTCCCCGACCGCGACCACGCCGAGAGCcagcccggcggcggggccgggtggTGGCCCGGCGGCGActggggcggcgcggcggccgacgacggGTTCGTGGTCATGGACGACTGCGGCAGCGCGCTCTTcggtccgccgtcgccggcgctcTTCGCacgcgtcgacgccgccgcgttCGGGGACATGTTCGCGTACCTGCAGAGGCCGccgttctga